TGCAATAACTGGTCTCCTGGACACATTGGATGCAGTTTTTTTCTTCGTTTTAGTTGGTATGCTTCATTTTGCAACTTTGCAATGTTGGCAGTAGGTGATCTTGTGGATTGACAATATTAGTATTTTGTTCTAACCTTTTTCTGAAAGCACTTGAAGTTTTATATTTTGGTGCTGTTCATAATGTACTTGTTGCTGAGCATTTGCAGTAGAACTTGTATGTTTAATCTTAACTTATATATTCAATCTTCTTAATATCATGGATCTTATGATGCAGTACTACTTTGACACCCTTTTTCCACGTATTCCCATCCCCGTCATGCGCCAAATTGTTGCCAACCTGGAGAAACTGAAGCTCCCTACCAAGCATTGTGGTGTGACTGGAGAAACTAGTCGGCAGGGTTCAGATGATGTTGCCCGTCGCCCTCCTTCGGTAAAAGCTGCTTTGTCAGTTTCTTTTGGCCAGCGTGCTCCACACCGGGCATCCACCAGGGACTCTTCACCTGTCAGAAGGACCTTAGCTCCCCTACATGAAAGGAGTGATGGTGATGACCATTGGAGATCATCTCCAAGCACTCATCGCAGTAGCAGCCATGAACGACCTGATCGTGATTGTTCAGATCGTGACCGTGACCGAGACCGTTCAGAACGTGACCGGGTTACGGATCGGGATCGAAGGCATAAACATGACCAGTGTGGTGATCGTGACAGAGACTCACTCAGATCCAGGAACTCGGATAGGGATTACGGGAGAAGAGACCGTGAAAGGAGCAGGCGAGATAGTGATGAGTACAGACGATCCAGCTCCCgacgaagcagaagcagaagcagaagcagaagcagaagcagaagcagaagcagaagcagaagcaggagCCAGAGCCGGAGCATGCATATCCATGGTGCAGATTCTGACAATCGTCCTAGTCCATTCAGAGATGAAAATAGAGAAAAGACAAAGACTGCTTCAAGCAATCTGGCAAAGTTGAAAGATTTATATGGTGATGGAAGTGACAAGAAGAGTGATGAAACTGCTGATAGGCTGCGGAAAGATACCAACACTGAAGACGTTATCAGATTGGGGGGATCTACATGGAAATGAAGCCAAAATGAATTGTCTTTGTGGTGATGTGATTTTGTAACGTCAACTTTATCATATTGGCTCAGTGGCCTTGCTATGATCTGTAACTTTGATGCGTCAGATCCATGATTTCAAGTTGGAACTAGTTGCAGGTTAGATCATTTTCTCTTGTGCTATCTACTTGTATAAATACTGGAAAATCCTACAGGCATGATTTAAGAAATGTATGATGATTTCAGTTCCAAATTTACAATGTGAAAGAAATTGAATAAATCTCGCAGGTGGAAGAATTCCTAATTGGTGCACCATACAATTTAAGTCTATTAAGGACACAATGAAGCATAGTTTTAAACACTAGTTTAATTAATATTtaccaaattcttttttttcttaatttggcAAATGATAGTCAAAATCTTAACCATATAAGTTAATTCcatcagtattttttttattatttttaaaagatgTTTTATcaaaaaaggttttttttttttaagtttttattttttaattaagatttaaaaaaaaatagaagttttttcttaaaaagaaattttaaactgaggggttaattatatattacctcatgtagttagttatctttaatatctcgatctttacatttaaaaaaaattatatgggtATCACATATATGTATCAATAAAAATACGAAAACAAAATGTAATTTTAATGTTCTAGTTGATAGTGATAAATGGTAGTGTCGTTGGGAGTTGCAAGTGGCTGTAAGAGAGATAACGAGATGTGAGGGATGCTATGTATCTGTATTAATACCAATCGTAGGAGAGTGACAAGAAGAGATGAGGATTACTCTACATATACATTGATGCCGACACAGATACAGAACGACAAAAGGGCCACTAGCATCAACATTAGCGTCGATACAAATGCAGAGCAGTGTCGTTCGACAACTGTGTTGGCATCGACGTAGATACAGAGCAATGCTAATCTCTCGTCGTTGCTCTCTTCATCAACAGCAACCACTCACGATCCCCAATGGTATCATCATCCACCACTACTAATGTCATCCGTCGCCATCGACATCGTCCCTCGTCATCAActaaaacgttaaaattatctctTTGTCTTTTATTTTCGTATTTCCTTTCGATAACATTATGGTAAATGTTGTAAGGATGCTAACATAACTTTTTAAATGGTAAGGTTTGAAATACTAAACATAGCTATCGATGGGGCCATCACCTAATCTTCCAACTTCAGCACttacaacaaaaaaattattttgcgtTTCGATTTGGTAGTGACATGACAGCTAAACTGCAATGGATCGTATTGAGTTATCATATATAACTTTCAATTCGACATGTCTATTCTTCATCGGaggtcaagtttattttttatatcacaaCCATTAAACAGATCTATTTTACTAGAAATGCCAAAGAAGAAGTAACGCCAGCGGCCTATGTAATGACCCCACTTTATTACGCCATAAATAAACATTAaatctttattaaacatatttttaattagatattataattttttaatttaattaagaatatatatatatatatatatatatatatatatatatataatcaatttcttcttgttgttgGATTTCAAGAGTAGGATATCTTAATCGGATCTTATAATTCTGGTTCCCAATTCAAAGTGGATCCGACCCGATGACCCTCTCAGGCCCGACCGGTATCGTCGATGGATTTGTGTCGACCGCCGGACGGATACGATGCCCTTTTTTGAGCTACGCTTCCATGGCGGCCAACGCATCGGAGCATCCGCGTCGTCTTCTCCGTGGCTTCGTCTCCCCTGAGCTCTGTAAGGTACCGCCAATGGCATCCAATCGTTCCACTGATCAATAGAttgatgaaacattgggtttgatGACTGTTTAGGAATTGGAGTTCATACATCGGAGCTGCGGCACCGTGGGCTACAGGCCCAGCGTCTTCTCCACCACGCTCCCCCACCTGGCCGCCACCAACTGCGCTCACCTCATCATCCCCTTCCTCCCCCTTCGCGACCGCCTCAAGGACACGGTCGAGGATCTCTTCGGATGCGAGTTCGAGCTCTTCGTCGAGTTCACCGGCCTCATCAGGTCAGGtttccttcccttctttttaatgaATCGGCGTTTCACTGCTATTCTGTTGGATTACGAGGTTATTATTACTCCCAAGTTCCCTTCCTATTATCGCCACCATGAGAAAGATAGGCATCTGTATTATGGAATCTTTATTTAGAGTcggcaaagaagaaaaagatgctgCTTTTCTGCATCTCATATCTAATCATAGTGTGTATGAGCTTCAACTGCCCTGTTAAACTGCTTTGGATGCATTTTTCATGGTTGGAACTTGGAATTATTTTGATGACTGCTACAGAATGTGATACGATCGTTTTAGCTTTTCTATCAATGATAAAAGCTTTTGGTAGATGTGGGAATCATCAATTAGCACGAAGATGATACACAACTTTTTTGGGGGTATGAGATTACAGAAGTTTTATCCCATATTTAGGCTTGATAAAAGGGCTCCTATCTCCTGATACTCTTTAGTTGTGCATTTGTACATGAAATAACCTAACCTTTTAACAGAGCATTTGGtttaaattgataaaatatttttttccttttatttctgtTTCAAAAAGCTTCTTGTGAACCAATCAGGTGATCACAAGGTGAATTGTGTAAACTTATTTTGGTTTAGGCAAATTTATTCTCGATGCAATATGAAGTAAGAATTGCATTTAAAAATGTGTTCCCCCGTTTTGTATGCAGTTGGTGCAAGGGAGCATGTATCGGATGGCACAGTGATGATAATAAGCCTTATCTAAGACAAAGGGACTTTGCGGTTAGTACAGATGTTGTGTGGCTTATCCTTCTGTTAAGGTGATTTATTCATGTTTTCTTATGAATTGTAGAGACATGTGGACTCTTAAAAGTTAAAACCCAATATAGCTTTTTCTCTTGTGTCAAAAAAATCGATTGTATGACTTTGAATCCTGAAAAAGTCATTTACACCTATGCAAACATGTTTGTTCACACATCATATATCAAATAACAGTCTTAAATTTAAGAGTGTTATTTCATTACCTTCTCTGATTAAGCCCATCCACTAAATGGATCCAAATGAATGATAATACACCAATAATATGTCAtagaataattttaatttaattttgaaaAATCCTCATGTTGTTACCTTTTGATTTCTACCAGCAAATTCTATTGAAATTATTTACTGTTCTTTTATCTTCTATTTTCCAAGATATAGATCCATCACCGTCAAACTGGCATAATACTTGGTGCTTGTGTTGCATAAATTTCTGGACTTTAAGATGATGAACAAATAATGTCTAATAGATAGGGCAAGCCTTTCGATTTTGAACCATAAACCTATAGTTTTTATTCTTAGCATTATGGACGATTTCACATTCCTTTTCTTTCAGTCTTCATTTGATATAACATTATGCTATTGCTGACTTGTGCTTGTTTATGTTGAAGGCAGTCTGCTACTTGAACAGCCATGAAAAAGATTTTAATGGTGGACTTTTTCATTTTAAAGATGGGGAACCCTCGTCAATTGCACCCACTGCTGGAGTAAGCACTTCGTTGAAGATATCTTACAGTGTCCTTAATACCTACTTTGCCATGTTTATAAAATGTTCTGCtgcataatgcaaatttattgttaaGAAATCAACTAGTTGTTGAAAGACAAagctcaaaaattaaaaattcgtATATCAGTCCTGGAGCAAGATATGGCTTTCTTAAGTAACAAATTTCTTAATTATTTTCAGGATGTTGTGGTCTACACAGCTGATGAACGCAATGTTCATTCTGTAGATGAGGTATATATATCATCAACTTGTTTATTATTTTAGTTTGCACTAACTAAATATTAGTTTCAAATTGCAATTGAATTGATTGCATATAGAATAAATTCATATTAGTTTAATGTGAATAATAATTCACACAGCAAAGATTTTGtagaattttttattaattgattCCTATGAAATGACTGCTACTTTGATATTGATGTAACCAAAACCATTTGGCCAGGAAACTATTCATTAATCAAACTCATCAATACAACGTGGTTTTCTCAGCTCAATATATACAGATAGTGACCTTATAAACTCATTTTCTACTCAATGTATGACCGGGGTTAAAGGAGAGGCCGCATTCAAAAGTTTGAATTTTGTTGGATAACTTGGATTCTAAAATTGCAGAGCATCGTGGACTTTCTTTTACAACACTAAAATTACTAATAAAAACAAATGACaatattataagtataaaaaaacACAACTGAATCAACTAAAACAAAGTCAATCTACAATTAAGGCTTGATTTACTCGATCCTAATGAACTCAAGACTTATATTGAACCCAATCTGAAACTCCAGTGAACAGTCCTGCATCTTGATACTTGTCAACATGAGTTCCCTTGTGCTAATAAATTCGTGATAACCCTCTTATTTGACCTCACAAGCAGATTACATAACGGAAATTCTTAATGCAATAGGTTTTGCTCTTTTATATGCATCATGGTTGGTTTATATCAAATATCCGTTACAATTGTTATGGTATCCTGATCTATCTAAATCTGGAACAGGTAATCGATGGTGAAAGACTGACCTTAACTCTTTGGTTCACACGTGACAGTGCACATGACGAGGACACGAAGCTTATCAATCTTCTCTCTCAAAGACTACTAGTTGAACATATTGAACCCAAACCTTTCTTGCCTTTGCCGGCATCAAGTTGTATGTATTGGTTGGCCCAGGAGAAGTCTGGATTTGATGTACGCTGTGCTAGAGTGAGCATCCTTGGTTACGACTTCTGTCCATCCGAAGGCAAATGTAGCATGGATGATTCACCATGCGATCCTCTCGAGCTGCTTGATGGGAGATTGTATCTTGGTAGGGGTGACGAAGTTGTTGACAGAGAATTTGTCAACAGTCTGCATGCCTTGCAGGTAACCTGTAAAGTAGATCATGCAATAGAAGCATTGAACTTTGGATGAGTTCTTGTCTAAGCATCTATTTTATAACTTAAGCTCCACTCTTTGATCTACTACTCATTGCTAAAAAATCTTTGTAATAGGTTGTCCAATTCTGTGTCTGGAAAGCCGCTGAATTAGCAACAGAAAGAGAAGTACATCGTGCAGGATCGACCAGACCAACTGTTCTCAAGAGATCAAACAACTTGGAGCTGTTGGTGCCATGTGATTACAAACTTGGGGAGGCAATTTTAGGTGGCATATCACGTCATGACCCAAAACCTTCATTCAGCTGGGATGACTTGGTGCTCGGAATTGCCAGGTGGGAAGAATACATGTCTGAATTGCATAGAAAATTGTTGATTCTTGTTCCATACTGGTTATCGAATCATACTCTGTCCTTTGTTGATGCTACTGAGCTTCTATGACGAGACCAATAAAGCCGATAAAGGAGGAGGTTGTAGTATGAAATGCTAGATGCATTTCCACTGCAAAATTTTGGGTACTTCACATCAATGGTTACACATCTCCCCGAGCAAAAATGAGATGCACTGTTGTGAGCAAAATCTTGATCTAAATGGGGTTGGTTcttctcgtattttcatacacctTAATGCAACATGTCGTTGGTCATTTATATTGTTGTTGTTGGTCATTTATATTCTTAATGCAACATGTTGTTGTTGGTCTTATGGTCGGTTTATGTCTATTTCAATTGTTATGGTATTCTGACTTTGTCTTTGGGTCACAAAGCTTATCTTCTCTCTCGAAGACTGCAAGTTCAACAAATTGAGCCCAACCCTATGTTGCCTTTGGTGGCATCTAGTGTGTATTGGGTTCCCCAAGAGAAGTCTGGATTTGATGTACGATGTCGTAGAGTGAGCATCCTTGGGTATGATTTCTGTTCATCCGAATGCAAATGTAGCACGCATGACCCACCATGTAATCCTCTCGAACTAGTTGATGGGAACAAATATATAATGCAAAATGTTTATTGCTTATCTCTGAATGAATGACATTGGGACAGATCCTATCTACTGCTCAAAAGAAAACGCTAGTCCTGTAAGCCGGGCATGGAGTAGGATTGAAAGTTTTCGTATAATTCGTGGAGTAGGATTTGAAGTCATCGTATCAAGAATTTAATGTTGAATGCGAAAGCTAAAGCCAAGTCAGTGTTGAGTTGTTGAAATTGAATTGAAGCTAATGTCACTGTAAAGTAGATgaagttcttgataaataatttattaatggCCTTTTGACTTAATTGTTTGTATCAGCTGTATCTATCATCAAATCTTGTGGAGTCACTGAAAACGGCTGCTGATGCAATTGCTCTTAATTTGTTCTTAGACATCAGTAAAAAGCCTCCAAATTTGTTGTCCATTTACTCCTACTATTGGACAATATGGAAGGTTATTAACCAGAATGAGGAAGACCAGCCCTCACAGATACTTGTAAGCATGAATAGATAGATATCCATGCTCTTAAACAAGTTTCTTTAGATGTATAGAGAAATATGTCTTATAACATATCCAAGTGGTTCATAAGATAGCCATTCCACGAATGTGCAGATACATGTAAGAAAAACTACTTAACAATGTCACACAAAGAATTGGCAAATGGAACAAGTGATCAAAGACAGGGAAACATACAACTATAGATACTAATGATTAGTAACTGCCTATTTCTGGAAGAAGCAGGGCCCAGTCGGTTCAAACTGGTATTACTCCTAATCCCCGCAAAGGGCAAGATTTAACTGGATGGTTGATACAACTCCTAATCCCCGCAAAGCAATCGGATTCATCAATTCGATTTGGTACTGACAGGTTACTCACACTTGATGGATCGATAGATGTGCCGTACAAACAGCAATGCTGCACGGAAGCCAACCATGCCAAGCATAAGGAAGAAGCCATAGCAGATGCAAGCCatataaccaaagaagaaggatgTCTGCATAAAGCCAGACATATCAGATCGGGCATAGTAGTAGTACAAACAGTATGCATACACAAATACACCAGTAGATCCTCCACATAGGAAAGACCTGCATTGCAGTGAGATCAAGTCAGATCAATTGAGTAGAGAAAGGAATTCAAAGAAAATTGAATCCTGTTCTAAATAAGAACTTCCCGACAAGTAATAGAGGTCCCTAGAATGCATGACATATGCAGCAAAGATTAGTCGTCAAAAAAGTCTGTATGCAATTGCATCAGCATAGAAGCACAAATGATTAGACAGGCTAGCTAAAAGTGAAGAAATTATAATGTAGGCTTACCTCCACCACCATTCATGGTCTTCAGCAGCAAGCTGAAAGTAGGTTAGCGCAATGGTGATGAATGCGGTCACAATGAGGAGGATGATGAACACTATGAACAGAATGCTATATATGGTGTAAATACTGTGGCCCCACACGCTGGCAAAGATGTAGTAAAGCTCAATGTAGATTGCACTGAAAGGCAGAAAACCAGCCATTGCCATCTGTGGAAGTGTTCCTCGATACCAAGGGAGTGGTGGAATCTCTCTAGGAAACTTTTTTGTCCGACAAGGGGCTTGGAATTCATTTTTACTATTTTTACCAGCAATTCCACCCAAAACAAGCAACGGAGAGGTTACCAATGTCCAAATGAGAACAATAACAACAATGGTTCCAAATGGTAAAGCTGCAGTGGCACTATACACAATAGCAACAGTGTTGAGGAAACAGAATGTCAGGAACAGAGGCCCACAGAAGAGGCATCCGGTCAACAGCAAATTCCTTACCTGCCAAACAGAAAATGAATAAGCATATAAAACCTTGAATCACCTTATTCACTTGTTAAGTTTTTTCTTAAGCTACCGTTTCAGCAAGAGTCTTTAATGGGTATGAATGCAAAAGCAAACATATATCTGGATCATTCTGCATTTTAATTTGACGAGCAAAGCAGCAGAAGGGAAAAAATAAGGAAATGTCGTCGAGGAAAATGTCTCACCCAATTTGTTCCCTCGAGCTGACAGTAGAAAGAGGTAGCAGTATATCCAGCAATCCCAGAGGTAAGTGCATAGATGACTACCAGAGCAGTAAAAAGAGCCCCACGATTGTAAGGATAGAAAACCCCAATTAATGCAAGAACAAAAATGAAAACCGTGCTGCGATGAATGTCAAGGGAAACAAAAAAGTTAATCCAAGTAAACATCATCATTTGATAGACGCTACAAcaaaaagttaataaaaaaaacaaaaagttgaTCTCTGCAGTTCTGTTTTATTGTTTCTCAAATTACTCGAAACAAGCCTTTCTAGAGATACTCACAGAGCAAATAATTGTGTGCCAGAACCAAGACATGCTGCAAAGAGTGATTTGTTCTTTGGGAATCTAAACACATCTCCATGGATATATTTCCAGCCAGTCTCTTCTTGCTCCTCAGCAGACTCCTCATCATGGGCATACCTTCAAGGAACACAAAGAGGACACAAGTTTAAGTTTATGAATAAATTTGCAtgcacaaaaaaaatcaaaatgtccCTAAGAGATCTCAACATCATCCTTATCATCTAGGTGGACAAAATGATTGTCGACAAGACAAAATCCAATTTGATGTCATTACTTAAATTGATCATATCAGTTTgcaattttttttagaatttaaaaCAATATTTTGGTAACTAAATAGGCTATAAGCAATGTGCAAAAAAGTGGCTTAAGTATGCAAGCATCAAGGTATTGCATACTGAAGTATATGCAGTTCTCAATAAATTATATGGAACAAatgcataatttagataaaactatGAAACATGTAAACAAGTGTGAAGTCTTTTGGACTACGAATTATAAGACCTCGAATCAATCTCCTTATGGTTTTGGGAAATCATGAGCAAAGAAGAAACCTTAAGACATTTTAAGCTAGAAGCAATATTACTCTAATGCAAGCAATTTCTACTTTTCTCGAAACAGAACAGTAAGATGGCTTTTTGGTCCAATTGACTGTGTTGGAATACACAAAAGCATGATCTGCGTATTCTACACAAAGGGTTAAGTTGGTCAACTTAGCTTAGTTTCTTATGGTCCATGAGTGATATATGTGATCTATTGCCATCTATGATTTACAGCTTGGTCATAACTGGACAATCTCTCATCAGGGGTATTTACCTGGGCCTGCAATATATTTTTGCATAGTTCACATACACaagatcccatagtccttgacttAGGACATCATCATGTTTCCACTGAAATATTTACCTAGAATGTGGAAGCATTCTGTGGAAATAAACATCCTGTAGTACTTTCATCGGAGAGACATATACAGCTATACATTGATGTTTCACTCATTTAGAACACTCAATGTcatatttgtattttcttttcaTAAATGATTGAATAACAAGCAAGATAAACTTACTATTACAGAAATTTTAGCTATAGAAAGTTCATCAAGAACCTCAACACAACCTCACTGGAAGTTGAACTGATTCTATATACGACACATTTTATGTTCGCTAGGGTTAAGAAGTAATCACACTGAATTCAATTGAATCtagtaaattataaaattatacctAGTATGCGCAATTACTTATTCTTTGTTTTTTGGCTTATAACCAGGAATTACATTCACAATGTGTATCGAATAAAATTAGCATTCAAacaatttaaaaatgaaaaaatgATGAAGTACCAAGTTTCCTTTAACACCAAAAATTTATAACTTccaaatattaataaataattcTCCATTATAGTCA
This genomic stretch from Musa acuminata AAA Group cultivar baxijiao chromosome BXJ3-9, Cavendish_Baxijiao_AAA, whole genome shotgun sequence harbors:
- the LOC135649718 gene encoding transmembrane 9 superfamily member 3-like; protein product: MGREPMDLAAAVAVALLLLCFGIAGVASDASDHRYKKRDSVPLYANKVGPFHNPSETYRYFDLPFCAPEHVTEIREALGEVLNGDRLVDAPYKLNFVVDLDSKQLCKKKLTKEDVAKFRSAVTKDYYFQMYFDDLPIWGFIGKVDKEGKDLGDYKYYLYRHIHFDVLYNGDRVIEITVHTDPSALVDLTDDKEIEVDFMYSVKWKETSTPFEKRMEKYSLTYSQTHHLEIHWFSIINSCVTVLLLTGFLATILMRVLKNDFVKYAHDEESAEEQEETGWKYIHGDVFRFPKNKSLFAACLGSGTQLFALTVFIFVLALIGVFYPYNRGALFTALVVIYALTSGIAGYTATSFYCQLEGTNWVRNLLLTGCLFCGPLFLTFCFLNTVAIVYSATAALPFGTIVVIVLIWTLVTSPLLVLGGIAGKNSKNEFQAPCRTKKFPREIPPLPWYRGTLPQMAMAGFLPFSAIYIELYYIFASVWGHSIYTIYSILFIVFIILLIVTAFITIALTYFQLAAEDHEWWWRSFLCGGSTGVFVYAYCLYYYYARSDMSGFMQTSFFFGYMACICYGFFLMLGMVGFRAALLFVRHIYRSIKCE
- the LOC135648309 gene encoding pre-mRNA splicing factor SR-like 1 isoform X2, translating into MEIQTSGRPIDTLLEKVLSMNILSSDYFKELYRLKTYHEVIDEIYNQVDHVEPWMTGNCRGPSTAFCLLYKFFTMKLTVKQMHGLLKHPDSPYIRAIGFLYLRYVADPKTLWTWFEPYIKDGEYYFDTLFPRIPIPVMRQIVANLEKLKLPTKHCGVTGETSRQGSDDVARRPPSVKAALSVSFGQRAPHRASTRDSSPVRRTLAPLHERSDGDDHWRSSPSTHRSSSHERPDRDCSDRDRDRDRSERDRVTDRDRRHKHDQCGDRDRDSLRSRNSDRDYGRRDRERSRRDSDEYRRSSSRRSRSRSRSRSRSRSRSRSRSRSQSRSMHIHGADSDNRPSPFRDENREKTKTASSNLAKLKDLYGDGSDKKSDETADRLRKDTNTEDVIRLGGSTWK
- the LOC135648309 gene encoding pre-mRNA splicing factor SR-like 1 isoform X1 — protein: MEIQTSGRPIDTLLEKVLSMNILSSDYFKELYRLKTYHEVIDEIYNQVDHVEPWMTGNCRGPSTAFCLLYKFFTMKLTVKQMHGLLKHPDSPYIRAIGFLYLRYVADPKTLWTWFEPYIKDGEEISPGSNGRLTTMGIYVRDLLLGQYYFDTLFPRIPIPVMRQIVANLEKLKLPTKHCGVTGETSRQGSDDVARRPPSVKAALSVSFGQRAPHRASTRDSSPVRRTLAPLHERSDGDDHWRSSPSTHRSSSHERPDRDCSDRDRDRDRSERDRVTDRDRRHKHDQCGDRDRDSLRSRNSDRDYGRRDRERSRRDSDEYRRSSSRRSRSRSRSRSRSRSRSRSRSRSQSRSMHIHGADSDNRPSPFRDENREKTKTASSNLAKLKDLYGDGSDKKSDETADRLRKDTNTEDVIRLGGSTWK
- the LOC135648802 gene encoding uncharacterized protein LOC135648802 — encoded protein: MTLSGPTGIVDGFVSTAGRIRCPFLSYASMAANASEHPRRLLRGFVSPELCKELEFIHRSCGTVGYRPSVFSTTLPHLAATNCAHLIIPFLPLRDRLKDTVEDLFGCEFELFVEFTGLISWCKGACIGWHSDDNKPYLRQRDFAAVCYLNSHEKDFNGGLFHFKDGEPSSIAPTAGDVVVYTADERNVHSVDEVIDGERLTLTLWFTRDSAHDEDTKLINLLSQRLLVEHIEPKPFLPLPASSCMYWLAQEKSGFDVRCARVSILGYDFCPSEGKCSMDDSPCDPLELLDGRLYLGRGDEVVDREFVNSLHALQVVQFCVWKAAELATEREVHRAGSTRPTVLKRSNNLELLVPCDYKLGEAILGGISRHDPKPSFSWDDLVLGIARWEEYMSELHRKLLILVPYWLSNHTLSFVDATELL